In Tubulanus polymorphus chromosome 8, tnTubPoly1.2, whole genome shotgun sequence, one genomic interval encodes:
- the LOC141910249 gene encoding phospholipase A2 SSD387-like, which translates to MMKELTKRPVSDFNEYGNYCGKGGSGRVLDQIDRCCKVHDDCYGRISNNECKSKSFWDILFTSVYLNRYAWKMQNGAIICESRNNRCDMVLCQCDKTAAECFKKNLRFYNPARKSSSHLDKFIHAFY; encoded by the exons ATGATGAAAGAATTGACAAAAAGACCGGTATCAGATTTCAACGAATACGGCAACTATTGCGGGAAGGGAGGTAGTGGGCGTGTCCTTGATCAGATTGACAG GTGCTGTAAAGTGCACGATGATTGTTACGGTCGTATTAGCAACAACGAATGTAAAAGCAAGAGTTTTTGGGACATTCTGTTTACTTCAGTTTATCTGAATAGATACGCGTGGAAaatgcaaaatggcgcgatcATTTGCG AATCAAGAAATAACAGATGTGATATGGTACTGTGCCAATGCGACAAGACTGCCGCCGAGTGCTTCAAGAAAAACTTACGATTTTACAACCCGGCCAGAAAATCGTCGAGTCATTTGGATAAATTCATCCACGCGTTCTACTAA